The window CTTTTTGgccccgcagaccactaaaatcactttAAGTGGGAGAAACTCCCCTAGAGTGTCGTCATTACGATATtaccccgtccactctcccatcgcagatctgagcctccaatgggagagtgggcgggttgtgtccagggacacagcctgcccacttccccgagcctgaaAATTGTACTGGGAacgtggtcagcggctctggccggtgcgtccccccagcagggtccttctcctgaccctgctcgggggtgcaccagccagagccacaaacccccaaaatgttctcgcagaccaccggttgacGACTTCTGGTCCATAGATGTAACTCCTAGGTGTGGGGTTCATACAAGCTACTCAAGAGttccatacatacataatacCCCATGTCATGTGGCCCATAGATAGCACTCCAAGGAATGTGGTCCAAAGATGTTACTCAAGTTGGTGTGGCACTGCTACTATAGGTGAGaaattctcaaccaaggtttcatGGAAGCCTggagttcctccaaaggttgctaggggttctttgaacaatggGCAATTTGTACCATAGGTATGTtgtttggctatttgtaagggtgacatttgtcccaatggccagcaatgtaagaatcattcttcccactgatcaccgagctgtggatataacaattataaaaggggttccctgaagacctgaaagttattttaggattaaaatgttaaaaaggtaaaaaaacacagctcTAGGGGATGTGGcacatacatattacattacagtCATGTTGTTCAGAACAGATTTTGTGTTCTTCATTGGAACGTGTTCTTCTTCAAGTAACAAGAATTCACATTAACAAGCGTACCTCCCACTATTGTATtcctatgtatacatttttcctcCTCTCCGCTGCAGTTCATAAAGATGTTACAGTCACAACTTTTGGCACTGGAGTAGCAAGATTtgcaagtaacattttttttgttgttgttctcaTTCTTCAGGACAGGGCCGTCAACTGCAACTGAGTTCAAAGGAAATACATAAATCATACGATtagattatatataatattatatattagggtAGATCTGAagccacaacattttttatatataggaaaagttttaaaaatctcTGCCAGTTTCTCCTGTATACCATTGGGGAGACACTACACCTCCTAACCTGTACACAAAAATAGCAAGAGAAAAAAACTCTACATAGGGACATGTTGTATCAGACAGGAACAGGTGTCTGCATCACAAAACTTTGTTCACTCAACACAAATCAATACCCAAAGTAAGGCACTTTTACATGCATGCAGTAATATTCTACCTAGGTTTCTAATTGGTTAATCATCACACTTACTTTTAGGCTCGGATGGAGTACAGCGGTTTGTATTGCAGCATGTTGAGTTGCTTTTGACTGTCCCTTTATGAAAGCGCACACTGGTTGGCTTGAACATGTCACAGGTTCCAcacatcataaaaaacaatgttgtgGATTTACCtcctatacaaaacaaaagtacAGTATGAAATTATTAAGACTTATAGGTTGCCCAAAGAAGCAATGGGAGAACCAATTTTGGGCATGCATGTGACACAACTGCCCTATCAAGTCAAGCTAGACAATATTGGTCTGCGGAAAGACtggggacctgatttattaaagctctccaaggctagagagaatacactttcatcagtgaaactgggtgatccagtaagcctgaaatggatttggcccagaattgaaaacatttgctaacaaacagtaaACAACTTTTTgtttggaccacccagcttcactgatgaaagtgtatcctctccagctttggggagatttattaaatcaacccctgGGTATTGGCAGCTTTTTAAGTTTTCTGGAGATAAATACCCCTTGATAAAGAAGCACATTGGGCAATTGGTGTCAGCCAAGTTCAGATTTagtttgtattttagttttttttttaccccggcTTGACTTCATGATTGCCATTCCACTAAAATGACCTCAGTGAccacaacaacaattttgcttTTGTTGCAATATCCACCATTCACCTTGAGATTTCTCCTCCTTCCACCCTCAAAGCCTTTTCCTTTCTGCTTCATACATCCTCATTTTATGAGCCATCAGCATTTGCCCCACTTCCTTTAATCCCAGAATGGTGTGATCACCTACAGTTGGACTTTGACTTACCTATAAAGGCTTTCTCGTAATAGGAGATACATAATTCGGATGAGGAACAATTAACAAAAATTCCATTTTCTTTACATGCCGCATAAGTTGCATTTACGCATAGGAAGCATTCTAAAGAAGctgtgaaaacaaaacaaatcatggatgaaaaacaaaaagtgatatTAGTAAGTATGAAATGCCAAATTGGGAGACAATATGGGGGGCAGATTTCCCCCCACATTGACTTGATCTACATGATCTTACCTATGGAACTGCAGGATGGGGGATACTGAAAAGTGGGTGTGCAGACTCTTTATGAAGACCCACAGCAATGGGCAATATCACCCAGGCATGGGTACAGGATAGGACCTTATCCCACCAGTCCCGGCCAGTATAGTCCCTTTCAGTGGGTTGGCATGCAATATCCAAAACTGCCCCAGTCAATATTTTCCCATCCTTATATTCAACAGTGATGTAGGGTCCTATGGGTTCCCTAGGAACAGGGGTTTGGTCATCCTTGCGACCTGTTCCTGCACTAGTGAAGAAACTTAAAAGCAAAGATGTTATACAAGTTAATTAATGGATTGGCTTTGgtgaccttcttctgaaaatgtccAATCTGGTTTTAGTACTGAGCTCTGAACAAGTACTTGTGTCAGGAAAAGTCCAAACATCTGGACCACATTCTTATTCCAAGGTAAGAGCACGCCATATATAGgacatctaataaaataatatttttagaagtTGACCAGTCATGGTAGATGTCTTCTAACTGAACTTTGTTAGAAGCCAAGTTGGCAGATTCTGCCTTTTTTCTGGCTGCTTTATTTCCCTCTCATCCAAGGGGGCTACTTCTTTTGGCTACAAGGCTTTTCcccaattttagtaaatgttggAATATGACAGTCTCTTCCATCTCTCTGTTGGGGAGATCTCTGCACTCTGTTCTATGGTATTCTGGATATGCAACCCTTCTGCTCTCTATTCCTGCTAAATCTAATTTAAACAATTGGATCAGATAAAGCTATAAACACACAAAAGTGGGCAGGAACAGCCGAAACATCAAGGTGGTTAAGAATTAAGTTGGGATACACTGCTGGGAAATCCTACAGTTGGAGTATCCAAGAACCCAGGAACCAACTCACCACACCAGGCTCCATCATTTTTGGGTGAGGATATCTGTTAGGATAGAGGAGCTTACTGTGATTCCAAAATGCACCCCTCCCATAGCAATCATTGTGAATATCCAGCAAATCTTCTATTGGTATTTGCTTGTGCATTTCTATCCATTCTGGATCTCAGTGTGTTCTGAGTGCTCTGTTA of the Pyxicephalus adspersus chromosome 11, UCB_Pads_2.0, whole genome shotgun sequence genome contains:
- the LOC140341092 gene encoding uncharacterized protein; translated protein: MLLLLLLTWVLPSVRLAASLECFLCVNATYAACKENGIFVNCSSSELCISYYEKAFIGGKSTTLFFMMCGTCDMFKPTSVRFHKGTVKSNSTCCNTNRCTPSEPKIAVDGPVLKNENNNKKNVTCKSCYSSAKSCDCNIFMNCSGEEEKCIHRNTIVGGNHSYLMSVRGCTTDETCHACNRDIDNIKGFLLTSKYTCTGNSNFLLPTPLLLFLSAILLSFFRPVMS